A DNA window from Ornithodoros turicata isolate Travis chromosome 10, ASM3712646v1, whole genome shotgun sequence contains the following coding sequences:
- the LOC135370472 gene encoding neprilysin-1-like codes for MPRVETATGRAKGRRHSPVTTANSAASIAPHGRNRRSRRNASPRSPRRTAHPRTPRPRSSTRITRPTTNPRSPRLRPSSKSPRRNPKPLPSRRPPSRQPSPRRSNIPARTVPERIPEQVFYNSRTIYVPSTVFDRFPHAGTAQRRNSGNDTRQDNPLFGDNRHGLSRKSSALILAAALLLLLGVASVTVVRRAGGKSYSAASSQVHTMLSDKAITEEGNRQREFRKYRHALSKVPKLVDHNPYAEAPKPGSLSKIEKPVQAAVATFVRNTNRPRKPLSIYECTTDSCVKEGERLASLVDPLLNPCEDFYEYICANWAEEHPIPKGGEYVSYRTRLVEYIENRLDKAVRTVLNKILSTPMAFNVLSSEVKAVLLRNACMEVDRLNDRGLQPLKEVLELLHLPEWPAANVDINASQIENVAGALGYRLGLFPLVSVSLERDPAKPSKFIIALDDPSREVIRRNEFFSTEHELLRYENLVRKAFDKLENTALSDMLGSAALGLEDEISQALLPLVTPEEKLRHYMKLPVSDLPRCSKFRWLVFLNSTFQKVRPVHREEVVLVKNMPYLKKLAAILNGRQRRTIINYLGFKAMLMFSLLLPPSTEGDVAKLYGRILTGLSHELPRWRVCLRMAEDTMPFAFLVMYHDVFSKEHNVLQLRSILDSIKDLLGSSIEDIEWMSSRDAARALDRLRRLQFAFFLPNWISNEENRNVFYESVQDVPVGNLLRSFMNARSAHVAHHFQRLLYNPNQLGWLGSVFDVSPIYDAFNNTMYVPMGVFAEPMGFDSVETPLHIPRVLRDVARELLSVVTDYGSSFDNHNAIRDWWSAATRTTYKNHSDCLAEQYNLTIGADHSGRGYSRLVAEANVKDNAVMPFLLHMFQRVLKEGGVKGNFILGNLPNATTYQLFFDSYGLSFCENTNEAYIRKHLLTSGEALAKHRVNVPMWNSDEFGGAFHCLKGSVMNPTRKCKFWRFQ; via the exons ATGCCCCGCGTCGAAACAGCTACAGGGCGTGCTAAAGGCCGACGCCATAGCCCAGTCACAACGGCCAATTCAGCTGCAAGCATCGCCCCGCACGGCCGTAACCGGCGATCAAGGCGCAACGCAAGTCCGAGAAGCCCAAGGCGCACCGCACACCCAAGAACCCCAAGACCCCGCTCAAGTACCAGAATTACAAGGCCCACAACAAACCCAAGAAGCCCAAGACTCCGCCCAAGTTCCAAAAGTCCAAGACGCAACCCGAAGCCACTTCCTTCCAGAAGACCTCCAAGTCGGCAGCCCTCACCCAGAAGATCCAATATTCCTGCCAGAACAGTACCGGAGAGGATACCCGAACAGGTCTTCTACAACAGCAGAACCATCTACGTACCCTCCACGGTCTTTGATAGGTTCCCGCATGCAGGTACGGCACAGCGACGGAATTCTGGGAACGACACGCGGCAAGACAACCCACTGTTCGGTGACAACAGACACGGCCTGTCAAGAAAGTCGAGCGCTCTTATTCTTGCAGCTGCTCTGTTGCTATTGCTAGGGGTCGCTTCCGTCACCGTTGTACGTAGAGCTGGAGGAAAAAGTTATTCCGCGGCGTCGTCTCAGGTGCACACTATGCTATCCGATAAAGCAATCACCGAAGAAGGCAACAGACAGAGAGAATTTAGAAAATATAGGCATGCACTGTCGAAAGTTCCCAAGCTTGTTGATCACAATCCGTATGCGGAAGCACCTAAGCCTGGATCGCTCAGCAAAATCGAAAAGCCGGTTCAAGCTGCCGTCGCGACGTTTGTCCGGAATACGAACAGGCCGCGAAAGCCGCTAAGTATTTACGAATGCACGACGGACAGTTGTGTCAAGGAGGGCGAACGACTGGCCAGCTTGGTCGACCCGCTTTTGAACCCATGCGAAGACTTTTACGAGTACATCTGTGCAAACTGGGCTGAAGAGCATCCGATACCCAAAGGCGGAGAATACGTCTCATACCGCACACGTCTTGTGGAATACATAGAGAACCGACTGGACAAAGCCGTAAGGACTGTACTCAATAAGATCTTGTCCACTCCCATGGCATTTAACGTCCTTTCCAGCGAAGTGAAGGCAGTCTTATTGAGGAACGCCTGCATGGAGGTCGACAGACTTAACGATAGGGGGCTTCAACCCCTTAAGGAAGTGCTGGAATTACTTCACCTCCCCGAATGGCCGGCAGCGAACGTCGATATCAATGCGTCACAGATCGAGAACGTCGCTGGAGCCTTGGGGTACCGTCTTGGGCTCTTTCCGCTTGTTTCTGTCTCGCTTGAGAGAGACCCCGCAAAGCCCAGCAAGTTCATCATTGCCCTTGACGACCCCTCGCGAGAAGTCATTAGAAGAAATGAGTTCTTCAGTACCGAACACGAGCTTCTGAGGTACGAAAATTTAGTTCGAAAAGCCTTCGACAAGTTGGAAAACACCGCGTTATCAGACATGCTTGGTTCCGCAGCTCTGGGATTAGAAGACGAAATCTCTCAGGCTCTCCTTCCTTTAGTAACACCCGAGGAAAAACTCCGTCACTACATGAAGCTACCTGTGTCTGACCTGCCGCGCTGTAGTAAGTTCCGATGGCTCGTATTCCTGAACAGCACGTTCCAAAAGGTACGTCCTGTGCACCGGGAGGAAGTAGTTTTGGTGAAAAACATGCCGTACCTCAAGAAGCTAGCGGCCATTCTCAACGGCCGGCAGCGACGCACTATTATTAATTATCTCGGTTTTAAAGCTATGCTGATGTTTTCTTTGCTGTTACCGCCTTCCACGGAAGGGGACGTCGCTAAGTTGTACGGCCGTATACTTACGGGACTCTCGCACGAACTCCCCCGATGGCGTGTGTGTCTTCGGATGGCAGAAGACACCATGCCTTTCGCTTTTCTGGTCATGTACCACGACGTATTCTCGAAGGAACACAACGTTTTACAGCTGCGTTCCATCCTCGATAGCATCAAAGACCTGCTTGGTAGTAGCATCGAGGACATTGAATGGATGAGCAGTCGGGATGCCGCCAGGGCTCTCGATAGGTTGAGACGTCTCCAATTTGCCTTCTTCCTGCCCAATTGGATTAGCAACGAAGAGAACAGAAACGTTTTCTACGAGTCCGTCCAAGACGTACCCGTTGGCAACCTGCTGCGAAGCTTCATGAACGCGAGGAGTGCTCACGTTGCACACCACTTCCAGCGGCTGCTCTACAACCCGAACCAGCTGGGGTGGTTGGGATCTGTGTTCGACGTGTCGCCGATATATGATGCGTTCAACAACACCATGTACGTTCCGATGGGCGTCTTTGCCGAGCCGATGGGCTTTGACAGCGTCGAGACACCGCTGCATATTCCAAGGGTGCTGAGGGACGTGGCCCGTGAACTTCTCAGCGTCGTCACAG ATTACGGATCTTCGTTCGACAACCACAACGCTATCCGTGACTGGTGGTCGGCAGCGACGAGAACCACCTACAAGAACCACAGTGACTGTCTAGCAGAGCAATACAATTTGACCATCGGAGCCGACCATTCTGGCAGGGGGTACAGCCGACTCGTAGCAGAGGCCAACGTGAAGGACAACGCCGTCATGCCATTCCTCTTGCACATGTTCCAGCGCGTACTCAAAGAAGGAGGGGTCAAAGGAAATTTCATTCTAGGAAACTTGCCCAATGCCACAACATACCAGCTTTTCTTTGATAGTTACGGATTGAGTTTTTGTGAGAATACAAACGAAGCGTACATCCGGAAGCATCTGCTGACTTCTGGCGAAGCTTTGGCCAAGCATCGGGTCAATGTTCCGATGTGGAACAGCGATGAATTTGGCGGCGCATTCCACTGCCTCAAAGGAAGTGTGATGAACCCGACGAGAAAGTGCAAGTTCTGGAGGTTTCAGTGA